One stretch of Macaca nemestrina isolate mMacNem1 chromosome 17, mMacNem.hap1, whole genome shotgun sequence DNA includes these proteins:
- the LOC105475887 gene encoding WD repeat and SOCS box-containing protein 1, with translation MASFPPRVNEKEIVRSRTIGELLAPAAPFDKKCGRENWTVAFAPDGSYFAWSQGHRTVKLVPWSQCLQNFLLHGTKNVTNSSSLRLPRQNSDGGQKNKPREHIIDCGDIVWSLAFGSSVPEKQSRCVNIEWHRFRFGQDQLLLATGLNNGRIKIWDVYTGKLLLNLVDHTEVVRDLTFAPDGSLILVSASRDKTLRVWDLKDDGNMMKVLRGHQNWVYSCAFSPDSSMLCSVGASKAVFLWNMDKYTMIRKLEGHHHDVVACDFSPDGALLATASYDTRVYIWDPHNGDILMEFGHLFPPPTPIFAGGANDRWVRSVSFSHDGLHIASLADDKMVRFWRIDEDYPVQVAPLSNGLCCAFSTDGSVLAAGTHDGSVYFWATPRQVPSLQHLCRMSIRRVMPTQEVQELPVPSKLLEFLSYRI, from the exons ATGGCCAGCTTTCCCCCGAGGGTCAACGAGAAAGAGATCG tgaGATCACGTACTATAGGTGAACTTTTAGCTCCTGCAGCTCCTTTTGACAAGAAATGTGGTCGTGAAAATTGGACTGTTGCTTTTGCTCCAGATGGTTCATACTTTGCTTGGTCACAAGGACATCGCACAGTAAAACTTGTTCCGTGGTCCCAGTGCCTTCAGAACTT TCTCTTGCATGGCACCAAGAATGTTACCAATTCAAGCAGTTTAAGATTGCCAAGACAAAATAGTGATGGTGGTCAGAAAAATAAGCCTCGTGAACATATTATAGACTGTGGAGATATAGTCTGGAGTCTTGCTTTTGGGTCGTCAGTTCCAGAAAAACAGAGTCGCTGTGTAAATATAGAATGGCATCGCTTCAGATTTGGACAAGATCAGCTACTTCTTGCTACAGGGTTGAACAATGGGCGTATCAAAATATGGGATGTATATACAG GAAAACTCCTCCTTAACTTGGTAGATCATACTGAAGTGGTCAGAGATTTAACTTTTGCTCCAGATGGAAGCTTGATCCTGGTGTCAGCTTCAAGAGACAAAACTCTCAGAGTGTGGGACCTGAAAGATGATG GAAACATGATGAAAGTATTGAGGGGGCATCAGAATTGGGTGTACAGCTGTGCATTCTCTCCTGACTCTTCTATGCTGTGTTCAGTCGGAGCCAGTAAAGCA GTTTTCCTTTGGAATATGGATAAATACACCATGATACGGAAACTAGAAGGACATCACCATGATGTGGTAGCTTGTGACTTTTCTCCTGATGGAGCATTACTGGCTACTGCATCTTACGATACTCGAGTATATATCTGGGATCCACATAATGGAGACATTCTAATGGAATTTGG GCACCTGTTTCCCCCACCTACTCCAATATTTGCTGGAGGAGCAAATGACCGGTGGGTACGATCTGTATCTTTTAGCCATGATGGACTGCATATTGCAAGCCTTGCTGATGATAA aatgGTGAGGTTCTGGAGAATTGATGAGGATTATCCAGTGCAAGTTGCACCTTTGAGCAATGGTCTTTGCTGTGCCTTCTCTACTGATGGCAGTGTTTTAGCTGCTgg gaCACATGACGGAAGTGTGTATTTTTGGGCCACTCCACGGCAGGTCCCTAGCCTGCAACATTTATGTCGCATGTCAATCCGAAGAGTGATGCCCACCCAAGAAGTCCAGGAGCTGCCAGTTCCTTCCAAGCTTTTGGAGTTTCTCTCCTATCGTATTTAG